A DNA window from Iodobacter ciconiae contains the following coding sequences:
- a CDS encoding acid phosphatase: MSKKKPAGDATHNDIPSDPSRRRLLSGLAAMGAAYTLPAMGAAKNPTAHKIAPINKQRLKDKVKNVVVIYLENRSFNNLYGNFPGVASPLASAQYAPQLDRDGKQLTTLPKIWGGLVQRGQMIAGKRYLINEQQISGLPNAPFPLKDEAGALLPESVITRDLCHLFYHNQMQINGGKNDQFVAWGDSGALVMGYYSESATNLNLWQVARQYTLCDNFFMAAFGGSYLNHQFLISGRTPEYFNAASSPAKDKIAVLSDGPGGYQLALDPKGPASAMDGKPKFINNGAITPDGYAVNTMAPPYQPSFVAPAPGGDPLLADPEDPSTLPPQSYNTIGDLLSAKKVSWAWYGGAWQATLDGKGGADAPNFQYHHQPFNYFKQFAPGTKARETHLLDAGIGDSPISNHFIAAAVAGTLPQVAFYKPQGNLNMHAGYSDVQSGDQHTANVLQHLMSGPQWKNMVVIITYDENGGWWDHVAPPKGDRWGPGSRIPAVIVSPFAKKGTVDHSLYDTTSIIRFISKVYDLPELEGIQLRNAAFKERGEQPPGDLTAALDL; the protein is encoded by the coding sequence ATGAGCAAAAAAAAACCAGCCGGCGACGCCACTCATAACGACATCCCATCCGATCCATCACGCCGTCGGCTCCTGAGCGGGCTGGCAGCAATGGGCGCGGCGTATACCCTGCCTGCGATGGGAGCTGCAAAAAACCCCACCGCTCATAAAATAGCCCCGATAAATAAACAGCGCTTAAAAGATAAAGTAAAAAACGTAGTTGTCATTTATTTAGAAAACCGCAGTTTTAATAATCTTTATGGCAATTTCCCCGGCGTGGCCTCACCTTTGGCCAGTGCACAATATGCCCCACAGCTGGACCGCGATGGCAAACAATTAACAACTCTGCCAAAAATATGGGGCGGCCTGGTGCAACGCGGGCAGATGATTGCAGGCAAGCGCTATCTGATTAACGAGCAACAAATCAGCGGTCTGCCTAATGCGCCATTTCCGCTAAAAGACGAAGCGGGTGCACTCTTGCCAGAATCGGTCATTACCCGTGATCTGTGCCATTTGTTTTATCACAACCAGATGCAAATCAATGGCGGAAAGAACGATCAGTTTGTAGCGTGGGGCGATTCAGGTGCCCTGGTCATGGGATACTATAGCGAGAGCGCTACCAATCTGAATCTCTGGCAAGTTGCCCGCCAATACACGCTCTGTGACAACTTCTTTATGGCCGCTTTTGGCGGCTCCTACCTAAACCATCAGTTTTTAATTTCTGGCCGCACTCCGGAATACTTTAATGCAGCAAGCAGCCCGGCCAAAGACAAAATCGCCGTATTAAGCGATGGACCAGGGGGCTATCAGCTGGCTCTTGATCCCAAAGGCCCCGCCTCTGCAATGGATGGCAAGCCCAAATTTATTAATAATGGGGCCATCACGCCCGATGGCTATGCCGTAAACACCATGGCTCCGCCCTATCAGCCAAGCTTTGTAGCCCCGGCCCCTGGCGGCGACCCGCTTCTGGCCGATCCGGAAGACCCAAGCACCCTGCCGCCACAAAGCTACAACACCATTGGCGATTTACTTTCTGCCAAAAAGGTAAGCTGGGCCTGGTATGGAGGTGCGTGGCAGGCAACGCTGGATGGTAAGGGCGGTGCAGATGCGCCTAATTTTCAATATCATCACCAGCCTTTTAATTATTTCAAACAATTTGCCCCAGGAACCAAGGCCCGCGAAACACATTTATTGGATGCCGGCATAGGTGACAGCCCGATTTCCAACCACTTTATCGCTGCAGCTGTAGCTGGCACTCTGCCACAAGTGGCTTTTTATAAACCGCAGGGCAATTTAAATATGCACGCAGGCTACTCCGACGTGCAATCGGGCGATCAGCACACTGCCAATGTGCTGCAGCACTTAATGAGCGGGCCACAATGGAAAAACATGGTTGTGATCATTACCTACGATGAAAATGGCGGCTGGTGGGACCACGTTGCCCCGCCCAAGGGCGATCGCTGGGGGCCCGGCTCCCGCATCCCTGCCGTGATTGTTTCGCCTTTTGCCAAAAAAGGAACGGTAGATCACTCTCTGTATGACACTACTTCCATCATCCGCTTTATCAGTAAAGTGTATGATTTACCCGAATTAGAAGGCATCCAGCTGCGTAATGCAGCCTTTAAAGAGCGTGGCGAGCAGCCGCCGGGGGATTTAACAGCAGCACTGGATCTATAA
- a CDS encoding dienelactone hydrolase family protein yields the protein MPEAARRTFLQNSLIAGFALAVKPVAASTIQTDSSGLLVGPVNIGEMPAYRAQPAQAAQALPTIIVIQEIFGVHEHIQDLCRRLARQGYLAIAPELYYRQGDPRQFSDTQLLIKELVSKVPDEQVLADLDQTAQWAAAQGGDPQRLAVTGFCWGGRITWLYAAHQPKVKASVAWYGQLTGQASSSNPLHPVDIAQKIKSPVLGLYAGKDQGISLESIEQMRKTLRLQTQYIVVYDDASHGFNADYRPSYHPAAAQDGWKMMLDWFKRFGI from the coding sequence ATGCCAGAAGCAGCACGCCGTACTTTTCTACAAAATAGTTTAATTGCAGGCTTTGCCCTGGCCGTCAAACCCGTCGCCGCGTCCACCATCCAGACCGATAGCAGCGGCTTACTGGTGGGGCCGGTAAATATCGGAGAAATGCCCGCATACCGGGCACAGCCAGCACAGGCGGCTCAGGCACTGCCTACGATTATTGTGATTCAGGAAATCTTTGGCGTGCACGAGCATATTCAGGATCTTTGCAGGCGCCTGGCCAGACAGGGTTATCTGGCAATAGCCCCCGAGCTTTATTACCGCCAGGGCGACCCGCGCCAGTTTAGCGACACACAATTACTGATTAAAGAGCTGGTAAGCAAAGTACCCGACGAGCAGGTTTTAGCAGATTTGGACCAAACCGCACAATGGGCTGCCGCACAGGGCGGCGACCCGCAGCGCCTTGCCGTCACAGGCTTTTGCTGGGGAGGCCGCATCACCTGGCTTTATGCTGCACATCAACCCAAAGTGAAAGCCAGCGTTGCCTGGTATGGGCAGCTGACAGGGCAAGCCAGCAGCAGTAACCCGCTGCATCCTGTTGATATTGCACAAAAAATCAAATCCCCGGTGCTGGGGCTATATGCGGGTAAAGATCAGGGTATTTCACTTGAATCTATAGAACAAATGCGCAAAACACTGCGCTTGCAAACCCAGTACATCGTCGTTTACGACGATGCCAGCCATGGTTTTAATGCCGATTACCGACCCAGCTATCACCCCGCTGCTGCGCAAGATGGCTGGAAAATGATGCTTGACTGGTTTAAACGATTTGGCATTTGA
- a CDS encoding ABC1 kinase family protein, translating into MLKETFTVMRDLPRVREIVAVLVRHGLGNLVQRLGLSKGLERASDFLHLPGNYETELLESPVRVRRALEELGPAFVKLGQVLATRVDMFPPEWIAEFEKLQSNVPPVDFALILPELTALLGQDPAGIFLELDPNPVGAASIAQVHRARLFDGSEVVLKIRRPGIIPKIEADLRILRHIASLMEFEFTESRRYQPVKIAEEFSKSLRRELNFLTEARNSERFAQNFKLHQDIVIPKVYWEWTSESLNVQSYIAGMAGNDLSGVDAAGLDRCILASRGADAVLKMVLIDGYFHADPHPGNVKYLPDNQIAFLDFGMVGRLPHPRRDQIVDLLAALAQRDEYAILNVLLEWTGDTVVDEEKFTADIAGFMFDYENLALKDIRFGHLLNDIAQMMREHQIMLPSDLTLLFKALITLEGLGRQLDPDFQMVTHLTPFVKEVILARFSPRALMKRSKEGVFEAVQLLSGLPRDIGKLIKQARRGNLRIDLDLKRLDHFGQQITRSANRLTMGIVTGALIIGSSIVMTVQAGPMIFGLPLLGVIGFVLAVLNTIWLVLSIWISGKEEI; encoded by the coding sequence ATGCTGAAGGAAACATTTACTGTCATGCGTGATTTGCCGCGTGTGCGCGAAATAGTCGCTGTATTGGTGCGGCATGGTTTGGGGAATTTAGTACAGAGGCTGGGCTTATCCAAAGGATTAGAGCGGGCCAGCGATTTCCTGCATTTGCCGGGCAATTATGAGACCGAGCTGCTCGAATCTCCCGTGCGGGTGCGCCGTGCTCTGGAAGAGCTGGGCCCGGCTTTTGTGAAGCTGGGACAAGTGCTGGCAACAAGGGTGGACATGTTTCCGCCAGAGTGGATTGCCGAATTTGAAAAGCTGCAAAGCAATGTGCCGCCGGTTGATTTTGCACTGATTCTGCCTGAATTAACTGCTTTACTGGGGCAGGATCCTGCCGGTATTTTTCTGGAGCTCGACCCCAATCCGGTAGGCGCGGCCTCTATTGCACAGGTACATCGGGCTAGATTATTTGATGGTAGCGAGGTGGTATTAAAAATTCGCCGCCCCGGTATTATTCCTAAAATTGAAGCCGATTTACGCATTTTGCGGCATATTGCTTCACTAATGGAATTTGAATTCACTGAATCCCGCCGCTATCAGCCGGTTAAAATTGCCGAAGAGTTTTCTAAATCTTTGCGCCGTGAATTAAATTTTTTAACCGAGGCCAGAAACTCAGAGCGTTTTGCGCAAAATTTTAAATTGCACCAGGATATTGTTATTCCTAAAGTCTATTGGGAATGGACATCCGAAAGCCTGAATGTGCAAAGCTATATTGCCGGGATGGCGGGTAATGATTTATCCGGGGTGGATGCTGCGGGGCTGGATCGCTGTATTTTGGCATCGCGTGGTGCGGATGCCGTACTTAAAATGGTGTTAATTGATGGTTATTTTCATGCGGACCCGCATCCGGGTAATGTAAAGTATTTGCCGGATAATCAAATTGCCTTTCTGGATTTTGGTATGGTTGGTCGTTTACCCCATCCGCGTCGAGATCAAATTGTTGATTTATTAGCTGCATTGGCACAGCGCGATGAGTACGCTATTTTAAATGTATTGCTGGAGTGGACGGGGGACACGGTGGTGGATGAAGAAAAATTCACTGCCGACATTGCCGGATTCATGTTTGATTATGAAAACCTTGCTTTAAAAGATATTCGCTTTGGTCATTTACTAAACGATATTGCGCAAATGATGCGTGAGCATCAGATTATGCTCCCTTCCGATTTAACCTTATTATTTAAGGCGTTAATTACGCTTGAAGGATTGGGCAGACAGCTTGATCCAGATTTTCAGATGGTGACGCATTTAACGCCCTTTGTAAAAGAGGTTATTCTGGCGCGTTTTAGTCCGCGTGCATTAATGAAGCGAAGTAAAGAAGGTGTATTTGAAGCTGTACAATTATTGAGCGGTTTGCCCAGAGATATTGGCAAATTGATTAAACAGGCACGGCGCGGCAATTTACGCATTGATCTGGATTTAAAACGGCTGGATCACTTTGGTCAGCAAATTACCCGTAGTGCCAATCGCCTGACGATGGGGATTGTGACGGGCGCGTTGATTATTGGTTCATCTATTGTGATGACGGTGCAGGCTGGCCCTATGATTTTTGGCTTGCCGCTATTGGGGGTTATTGGTTTTGTACTGGCGGTATTGAATACGATCTGGCTGGTGTTATCCATCTGGATATCGGGAAAGGAAGAGATTTAG
- a CDS encoding C40 family peptidase produces MKWIRLISTLFVGACAVSAYADELPTIEVEPAVEQAAPAATITPRPRKAKPEAKPDYAPAQDVLLQAMSLIGVKYKWGGATPEAGLDCSGFVRYVFQNSMNIALPHNALSMAQSGTSISKDELKPGDLVFFNTLGRTFSHVGIYMGDNRFIHSPRAGKSVEITNFNQNYWTSRFNGARRYDGTGGAPVNMTALLASVPKNAATGTPKNSTAASSKPVCKTVKRKGKKQKVCEAPKVARESTGSRAKTSKATNSKKSSETSAKVTKTTKAKSTSSKSSKTTTKTKQSSAVKKKQSTSKKH; encoded by the coding sequence ATGAAATGGATAAGATTAATCAGCACATTATTTGTGGGTGCCTGTGCGGTTTCGGCTTATGCCGATGAGCTGCCCACAATCGAGGTCGAACCTGCTGTTGAGCAAGCTGCTCCGGCTGCGACCATAACCCCCCGGCCCCGCAAGGCCAAACCCGAAGCAAAACCCGATTATGCCCCCGCCCAGGACGTACTTTTGCAGGCTATGAGCCTGATTGGCGTAAAATATAAATGGGGAGGCGCCACCCCCGAAGCCGGCCTTGATTGCAGTGGTTTTGTCCGCTATGTTTTTCAAAATTCGATGAATATTGCCTTGCCCCATAATGCGCTGAGCATGGCGCAATCGGGTACCAGTATCAGTAAGGATGAGCTTAAACCGGGCGATCTGGTTTTCTTCAACACACTGGGGCGTACTTTTTCCCATGTTGGGATTTATATGGGAGACAACCGCTTTATCCACTCGCCACGCGCCGGTAAAAGCGTTGAAATCACAAACTTTAACCAGAACTACTGGACCTCCCGTTTCAACGGCGCACGCCGCTACGATGGCACAGGCGGTGCCCCTGTCAATATGACAGCACTCTTAGCCAGCGTTCCAAAAAATGCGGCCACCGGTACGCCCAAAAACAGCACGGCCGCCAGCAGCAAGCCTGTATGCAAAACAGTGAAGCGCAAAGGTAAAAAACAAAAAGTTTGTGAAGCACCTAAAGTAGCGCGGGAAAGCACTGGCAGCCGCGCTAAAACAAGTAAGGCCACCAACTCTAAAAAGAGCAGTGAAACAAGCGCTAAGGTAACGAAAACCACGAAAGCCAAAAGTACAAGCAGTAAATCGAGTAAAACTACAACTAAAACAAAGCAAAGCAGCGCCGTAAAGAAAAAACAGAGCACCTCGAAAAAACACTAA
- a CDS encoding sensor histidine kinase, which produces MLRYLSFRTLLIIGFALVALAPSIALVQLRYGLAELTIKAQQQQDQASNWSNASQQSQEQALHLERANRQLLILPEATFLNAARSAKARLESAQQIFNTHPVLHLSSQIILQLLLQADSDKHLTKTQVNILFRRLNQQLKQQDQLIEQQLAEQRRQWLEDVSHKQKQVDWLTILSPVAALSLAILMAILFSWPIGQLKQKITLLAQGQRRQSWQLTGPADLQGLAKSLAELDLRLVALETQKAQFFRHVSHELKTPLAVIHEASSLLQEEVLGNLNQQQKEISIMVQSNAQTLRQRVDALLAHDAGRWLSAELEITPLSMDDFLKQHLQQWRILLAKKSLHIQQSGTAAQTDADHAKLGIILDNLLLNAIRFSPPDGEITITYGQSGQQNWIEIQDQGPGIASPDKESIFEPFHCGPPPDGESAGSGIGLTMARSFAQLMHGDVELIPSQQGARFRLHWQLQGHS; this is translated from the coding sequence ATGCTGCGCTACCTTTCCTTTCGCACTCTTCTGATTATCGGCTTTGCTCTGGTCGCCCTTGCCCCTTCAATTGCACTGGTGCAATTGCGTTATGGCCTAGCGGAGCTCACCATCAAAGCGCAGCAGCAGCAGGACCAGGCCAGCAACTGGTCTAATGCCTCGCAACAATCACAGGAGCAAGCACTCCATCTTGAGCGGGCCAACAGGCAATTACTTATTTTGCCGGAAGCCACTTTTTTAAACGCAGCCCGCAGCGCAAAGGCCCGCCTGGAGTCCGCCCAGCAAATTTTTAACACCCACCCGGTGCTTCACTTAAGCAGCCAGATAATTTTGCAGCTGCTATTGCAAGCAGATTCTGACAAACATCTGACTAAAACTCAGGTAAATATCCTGTTTCGCCGGCTCAATCAGCAGCTTAAACAGCAGGATCAGTTAATTGAGCAACAATTGGCTGAGCAGCGGCGGCAATGGCTGGAAGACGTCAGTCACAAACAGAAACAGGTTGACTGGCTGACAATTCTGTCCCCCGTTGCAGCGCTAAGCCTGGCCATCTTGATGGCAATCCTGTTTAGCTGGCCCATCGGGCAGCTCAAACAAAAAATCACCCTGCTGGCACAGGGCCAACGCAGGCAAAGCTGGCAGCTCACCGGCCCGGCCGATTTACAAGGCCTGGCTAAATCACTGGCAGAGCTTGATTTACGGCTGGTTGCACTCGAAACACAAAAAGCACAGTTTTTCCGCCATGTATCACACGAGCTAAAAACGCCGCTAGCTGTGATTCATGAAGCTTCGTCGCTCTTGCAAGAAGAAGTACTGGGCAACCTGAATCAGCAGCAAAAGGAAATAAGCATCATGGTGCAAAGCAATGCGCAGACTTTAAGACAGCGGGTTGATGCGCTATTAGCCCACGACGCCGGGCGATGGCTCTCTGCAGAACTGGAAATCACCCCTTTGTCTATGGATGATTTTTTAAAACAGCACTTACAGCAATGGCGCATTTTGCTGGCAAAAAAATCACTGCATATCCAGCAATCCGGCACCGCAGCACAAACCGATGCCGACCATGCCAAGCTGGGTATTATTCTGGATAATCTGCTGCTGAACGCCATTCGTTTTAGCCCGCCAGATGGCGAAATTACCATCACCTACGGCCAGAGCGGCCAGCAAAACTGGATAGAAATCCAGGATCAGGGCCCGGGTATTGCAAGCCCGGATAAAGAATCCATTTTTGAGCCATTTCACTGCGGCCCCCCCCCTGATGGCGAATCGGCAGGCTCCGGCATCGGCCTGACCATGGCAAGAAGTTTTGCCCAGCTGATGCATGGCGATGTAGAACTTATCCCCAGCCAGCAAGGTGCCCGTTTCCGTTTGCACTGGCAGCTACAAGGTCACTCATGA